The following proteins are encoded in a genomic region of Vicugna pacos chromosome 16, VicPac4, whole genome shotgun sequence:
- the LOC102535275 gene encoding C-C motif chemokine 4, translated as MKLCVTVLSLLVLLAAFCSPALSAPMGSDPPTSCCFSYAQRKLPRNFVMDYYETSSLCSQPAVVFQTKKGRQVCANPSESWVQEYMDDLELN; from the exons ATGAAGCTCTGCGTGACTGTCCTCTCCCTCCTCGTGCTGCTGGCTGCCTTCTGCTCTCCTGCACTCTCAGCACCAA TGGGCTCAGACCCTCCCACTTCCTGCTGCTTCTCTTACGCCCAGCGGAAGCTTCCTCGCAACTTCGTGATGGATTACTATGAGACCAGCAGCCTCTGCTCCCAGCCAGCCGTGGT ATTCCAAACCAAAAAGGGCAGGCAGGTGTGTGCCAACCCCAGCGAGTCCTGGGTCCAGGAGTACATGGATGACCTGGAACTGAACTGA
- the LOC102535531 gene encoding C-C motif chemokine 3, translated as MQVPTAALAVLVCAMALCSQVFSAPFGADTPTACCFSYGRQIPRKFIVDYFETSSQCSKPGVIFETKRSRQVCADPSEDWVQEYINDLELNA; from the exons ATGCAGGTGCCCACGGCTGCCCTCGCCGTCCTCGTCTGTGCCATGGCCCTCTGCAGCCAGGTCTTCTCTGCGCCAT TTGGTGCTGACACCCCAACCGCCTGCTGCTTCTCCTACGGCCGGCAGATTCCTCGAAAATTCATAGTCGACTATTTCGAGACCAGCAGTCAGTGCTCCAAGCCTGGTGTCAT CTTCGAAACCAAAAGGAGCCGGCAGGTCTGTGCCGACCCCAGTGAGGACTGGGTCCAGGAATACATCAACGACCTGGAGCTGAATGCCTGA